ttcatactaaatattttattacatgaattattataactATCATGTATTCTGTCTTTCCATTGATTCCataaattttcaaactTTTCATCACTACCTTTTGCTGCatctataatatatttattttgtaatatatcTGGATTGAAAtctaaacaatttttaaatataagttttatatcattataagCTTCATTAGGTTCTTTATAAATACCATTCGATAAATTATTAGTAACTGTTGTATAATCCATTGGTTttgctatttttattttatattcttcttttattctatcatttatatttttatcatctaATACTGGAAtcttaaaataaatagaatTACTATCATTCTTTAAaacttttaatatatgactttttaatatattttcccaTTGGCTTGTTATtggtttatttatttcattatgtattatttttttcgttacAAAACTTGAGTTTCCACTTATATTATGTCCACTTTCTTCATCTTGACTATGCTCTCCATCATGTTTCATCTCTCTTTTTGTTTCAACTTTATCAATGTGTATCGattcttttttatctaaACTAAATTGTGTAGAATGTTTTCTATCCATTTCAACACTATTTAGTTCATCTATCTTTATAGTAtccaattttaattttattcgAAATACAGaagctttttttttatttttatttgaatcaTCCTTAGTAAGATCAccactatttttttcttttacttTCACACTGTCAGAAATGTTTAAATTATTCCTAACGTCTACTTCCTTATTAATTGACAGTTCTTCACCGATTTTTGTGCACTTTTTATCAGTTTTACTATCATCAACATTTTCAAACATTTTTGAAAAGTGTTCCTCatctttttcataataatcATTGAAGGaagttaaaatattttttgcttCTTTTGTTCCTCGTATagatattattaatttataaaattctGATTGATAATGTTTTAATGCATTTTTTCGCATattgtataaatttattttttcttttttatttttttcagactctataatatttacagCATTCtcaaacaataataatatatcatcattAAATTCCTTTTCATCTTTATACATTTCATAATGTAACTTACTATGGATTATATCtacatttgttttttgCACTAACGATGGATCTAAGCATTTTTCTATTCCTCCACCTTTTccattactttttttttccttattCTCACCAAGTATTTCAGAATAATCACTTGCATCATTCAAGCATTGAAATAccttttccttttttagtCGATCTAAAAGTTGTGATAATCGTCTTTTAATGCTTctatttataattgtttGATTTTCTTtcacattattatttgcatttttaCTTAAATACGTACTATCAGTTCCTACATCTGCTTTGGAATTTTCACTATCTTCAACttcatctttatttttgttacttTTTCCAGTTTTTTCAactgttttattttttacttctACCCCTTTTTCATCACATTCACTAAGGTTAACtacatcattattatttgttcgTCGTCTTAAAACAATTCTTGATTTTGTTAcattcttatttttatttgtttcaaTTTCTTGCACCTTTTTCCGACTCCCATTTACTCCTTTACTAATTGGCTCGTTCGATTTTTTCTTCTCATCCTTTTCATTCCCCTTACCTTTTACCGGcgcactttttttttgtcccGAAGTAGTCACACTAACATTGGGGCCGTCCTTCTTCCCTTCTTTCACACTTTTCACTTCTTTTGCATCTTTCACACTTTTCACTTCTTTCACCTCTTTTACTTCTTTCACTTCTTTTACTTCTTTCACTTCTTTACCTTCTTTTGATTTGCTTTTTTTCTCGTCGCCATCCTGCTTTTTTGTTCTCAAACTCCGTCTCGTTTCCATTCAAAGTATTGTATGCTCATAATATTCAATGGGAAtccaattttatattagcAAAATCAAATTAATCGGAAAGCTCtttataaacatatgtATGTGCGTAGTTACTCCAACCTTTGCACAGGACGTGAAACaaacaattattataaaaattgtttaaatatcaacatttattattttgtgtatacattagtataaataaaatatctttcatttttttacaatctTCATTCTTTTGATTATTCAtcacaaatatattgaaCTTTCCcacttaaaaaaatcataataattcattacttttttatatatatatctatacaATGACACATGACAATTATGCGTTTGTAGTggtactttttttttcccacCTAAAATATAGTTGCATCAAATGTTTTTATGATTAGTTTGCTAAATCATTcatcatataattaatgatatattttatttccatcCATGTTTACAAATCCTTTTAcagttttaataaaaaaaatatatcttcttttttttttcctttatattttaaacaaaatgattCAAATGTTTAATCATATGtagttaatattttcaatatgtatatgtatcttcgctatattttttttttttttttttttttttttttctcacatataatattgtcCAAGAggcataaaaaatggtaaaTGCATTCcgtatataattttacattttttccactattttttctttccttttttttccagATTATTTATGCTATCCAACAATTTTGTTGTTTCCATATCAAACTCTATTTAAACTTCTCCTTTTTTAGTGACATAAAAATgagtttttatttattttttttttaataaacaaTAGTATACCCATCAATCTGCTTACAAGCTGACATGacgaaatatattttatttttattattacaaacATAAAGAGATAAACATAAAAGCATTTCTCTTTTCACTTACTTAACTGTTTTAGTATAGAACTACAAATTTCATGGCAAgctaaaattttttttttttttttctaattcttTTCAATATGGCTGAAGTTAACTTTTGTGAGGAATGCAATAATATCTTATATGCCAGgagtgataaaaaaaataaaaaacttaTTTATGTTTGCCGAAGTTGTGATTATATTTCAAAtcaacaaaatgaaaacaataACATTGTAGCTCGGATTAACTACAACTACAACAGAAAGTAAGTCCCTACTACTCtctcatatttttatacaaacaATATGACTCGGGaaataaaatcatttttcTAGACTACATAAGTATACTAGTGAAATATTGaatgaaaattttctttgcatgtttcatttttttctatcaCTTCTTATTTGTAGGGAAGATGTTTATATCCATCctgaaacaaaaaatgatcCCGCTCTTGGACGGGTTCGAGATTGGATATGCAAACAATGCGGTAACTCAGAAGCTGTTTTTTTACAGCTACCTGAAAAAATTAGTTACAATCCAATGgcattaatttttgtatgtacaaataaaaattgtcaATATTGggaaaaagaaatacaaCATTCTAATTATGATGCttcaaattataataaaaaaaatggagaCCTATCAAATCAATTCAATGAAATAGATTCCAAATTATACATTAAACATGAAAATGATCATCCAATGGGAGATGGCAATAATAAGAGATGGTCATCCAGAGCAGGAAATAAATATCCTCATGTCAAATCAGAAGTATCAGATCATAATGAAGAACATGAACAAGTTCAATTAAAACAAGAACtgtttaaaattatatcaaGTAATCAAAATCCAGAGGAAGATAATCCAGAACTTGGTGAAGCTAGTGATAGTAGTGTCGACGAATATTTTTGAGACacaactaaaaaaaaaaaaatcatcaACCTGTATTCATATcctcattttattttccttaCATTTATacctttttaataatatctttatttaacacattaaataataatttacattTGTTTAAACtcaaaacatataaattttttttaaattaaaaaagttaaatataaaaaatgcacaaaaaaatgaaataagtCCCAGGACATAACggaaaaaaaggaaaaaagaaaagtaaaaagaaaaaacgaaaaaaaaaagtattattatatctctatatatttgtagtTCACTTTTTCCTTCCTAACTTAAGCATCATTGTTCATGCACATTTCTTGgcaaatgaaatattaataaagtTGCACGTTTTAATCTACCGTTTTATACTtatctattatattttgaatgTTGTCCGAAACATAAATATCCTTTCctatttcttcatttatcatattatgtaagttaaaaataaatgttgaaaattcaattttatttgtacatgttaatttgtatttttttaatatatctaaTAGATCtaatttacaaatatgacaaggatataaatttgaaaaagaataaaaaaaatctaaatgtttttttttctcatcTTCGGTTGGATTATTTGGATAGTTAGCTGACACCGTATGTAGAATCATCCATGCGGCTCGTCCTATTTCCCTTCGATCTGGTgggtatattttttttattcccccaactttattattttcaaaattgttctctttttttctatCATTACATGAATTTtcataacatttttttatttccatttttgtaatacataaatttgtagcatactttttttttcttatccTTTGGCTCTTGAAATAATGACAAGTTCTTCAAAACtgattttcttttatttctttcctttttatgcgcttttcatcatatattaaatttgcttgaaaaaataaacactGCAAACTTccctatttatatatattcattctTTTGTACTAATATGTATACCATACTAGTGTTGATATTAATGTGAATAGTTTAATTTCCAAGAGGAAATGATTTGCTGCTTTCTGCATATATGACCATATCAACTATCTGTTTtagttaataatatattgaaagataaaaaatgtaaaataaaaaatgtaaaataaaaaaataaagctTGTATATAAAGCTacgattttatttttgttgaaaatttttatgaaaaaaacgacaaaaaaaaatataatttttcaagCACATAaagattatttaaaatccGTTTTTGTTATACCATTGGTATGGTTTATATCTAacctattttttttcctttgaTGTTTATCACTTTTTTAGTAACTACagttttgttattttatttttacatatattgtatatttttcttccttttaatttattgaattttttcaattttcaaaactcacaaatatatatactttgtAATTTCATACTATATACATGTGTgcttattcatattttttatcacattaaaaatacttttttaaaactgaatgaatattaacatttttcatttttaccTGCACAATtcagaaaaatatattactttCTTGCAGATagccatatttttttttttttactgaAAAATTTACACATAATTGCACACATACTGAATGAATGATTAATGTTAATATAGGGGTATTAGGACATGTAGATTCTGGGAAAACAAGTTTATGTAGGTGCTTAAGTGAAGTTTTGAGTACCTGTGCTTTGGATAAGCATAGGCAAAGTCAAGAAAAGGGAATAACCATTGATCTTGggttttcatcattttatataaaaaaaaaaaaaagccaAATTGCAACTAGCCAAAATCAACATGGGGAAACccaaaacaataaaataatatacaaacaCAAGTCAAACATAAATGAACATATTCCCGATCAAAATAACGTAAAAAGAGAGgatattaataatgattGTGAAGGgggtataaatatatcggACGAAAACCCTGAAGatgaaataatacaaatatgttTAGTAGATTGCCCTGGCCATCATTCCCTAATCAAATGCATAGTAATGGGAGCAAAAATTATGgatatgatttttttagttatagatataaataaaggtatacaaaaacaaacaatAGAATGCCTAGTTTTATGCCAATTTGTAAAAAgtgatattattattattctaaataaaattgatttAATACCTTTACATGaaaggaataaaaaaataaattccatgaaaaaaaaaattaaagacgCAATAAATAGAACATCTCTAAAAAAGCTATCATATTACATAGTCAGCTTATCTGCTAACAGTAAAAATACAGGTGCTGATGAAGTGGGTGATTCTGAAATGGGGGAAAAGGCAAACTCTATATGTAAAGACACTCCAAACGAATTTAATCCTCGTTCCagcattttaaaaaaagaaaaacctgcaagtgaaaatataaatgaactTATAGAACTGTTAAAAAGTGTTATAAAAATCCCAGTAAGAGAAAATAATCCAAGTTTTGaagatttttattttttatatgaccATTCATTTGAAATCAAGGGGAAAGGTATGGTATATACCGGAACTGTTATAAAAGggaaaataacaataaattcggatatttcaatattgcctttaaatataaaaggaaaaattaaagatatACAaagctttaaaaaaaaaaaaaaagaaggcACATCAGGTAATagattatcatttttaatatcacatgataatattaaaaatttgaaaaaagtaGAAAGAGGTATAATTGTTCATGAAAAATCGAGTATATGTAATTTTACTGTGTTTATTTGTAAAGTAAAATTAAttgaattttataaaaaaagtataaaaaacaaagaatTGTTAACATGCATAATTGGTTTTGCTTCATCTCATTCTTAtggtttcttttttaaaaagttaaaaGAAGAACAAGAAAAGGAACACGAAAATAATTTCCAGCACAATGGGAAAACAAATTCCACTTCCCTTTCAAACAATATTGGGTTTGATAGAAATGGGAATTACTTAATTATTGATGAGGTGGAATATtttaacaatataaatgatgaaaCAATTTCAGAGAGTGATTTATTTGAAGATGAAAAAGAagacgaaaaaaaagaagaaatatattttttagttgtcttaaataaaaaaatgtatggaTTTAACGGTgaaaaatgcatatttttaaaaaacgatgaaaatataaactgCAGAATATGCTTACATGGTAATATAGTAGACATAATTAAAGATAGTGCAATAAATtccaaaattaataattccaCATTTGTTATGAACAAAAAGCCATGTTTAAATGAACATGaagattataaaaattttaaaataatgaaagaaaaagaaaaaattggaTTAATTGAAAAACTAATTGACAACACTACtttattatgtaaaaatgtttttaccTCTTCAAATCAAGTCACAGCTTATTTGACccaaaaaatttatcttATACCCATAGaacatcaaaaaaataaaaatgtgtgcAAAATAGCAACCATTGGCTATATAGCCAAATCTTTtgcaaaaaatggaaaattcATTGCTCATTTTGATGATGATATTTCACATATTAAGGACAATATAAAATCGTACATAGTCATGattaaatattacaaagacatttttacaaaaagaaaaatttttatgtaaggatataaacaataaaattaaataattcaaatcaCATGACTGGTGCATTTAACACttgcaaaaaaatttatgaacaagtcaggtaaaaaaaaaaaaaaaaaaaaagtagcCAAATGTGTACAAAAATATCAATCATTATaggatatattttttattctttccCTTATCATAGTAATACATGTTTAACAAGAAACTTTTGTCccttcatatatttttttaggaACAACATATTTGTCggtgttttttttgtacaATTTGCTCAAGTCAGTTTCTAACAAATTCGctgttttaattatatccattaatcttttttttcgtgGCAATTCTTCATTCATataatgtaaatttttttcaaaattatttctcATCATATCTATTTGTGATACGAATGCAGATAATTTTGCTTCTTCATATTcgttttctatattttctttagaAAATACATGTATGCTTTCAGTTGCTGGAGATCGCTTTAATTGTGTGTCATATAAAGCTCTCCATATTGTTTCTTCCTCTACTGGTCCTtttgattttatttgaacAAAAGAAGGTTGTGGCACTTGagatttattaatatcgttttgtttattttcagATACAGACTTCAAAACAGTATtagtattaaatatattttcttttttatttccatcaTTCTTTTTACTATTCTTTGGTTGTACTTcactatatatttgtttccaattttcaaattttttataaaattccTCTTCAGCACTTTTTGTACtttcatatatttgaattaaatttaatgcAAGTTTCTGCTCCGTTTGTGATAAATCTTTTATGTCATACATTTTGTCGCAtgatatattcaaaaaaacaaCAACAACAAACAAAATAGAGAATATGATTgccattattttattagttctgcatatatatgataacaCGTCTTTTCCTTTATgtttataacttttttttattttataaaaaagagtACACACcccatataatatttatatgtatacgccaaaatttttgaataactttttttaaattaaaaatctAATGTTTAGCAGAATGAAACAAActgcatataaataagtcAAATATAACTCATACGTTTTATGTGGATACACAAATGTGCTTGTATaggcatataaaaaaatgtgattTACAAACATGTAGaataggaaataaaaaaaataagaataataaaagattaAACAATAAAAGGTTTAAATAAACAGGATGgacacaaaaaatatatatattttttttttcgtgtTAAGAGTTTACTATCAAAGTAGCTCttttttgtgtatatacattataaaaaatgttgaaagcaaaaaaaaaacaagttTGCTCTCtgttaattatataaaacaagggataaaattaattccttatatatatatggcaTGCGTATGGATGCACATGTGCATGCCCATGGCAAATTCCTGAACTTGGTCACTCCTTCAAGTAGACATTTGCAGGTAGAGTCCCCAAAAATTTTGACCTTTTATAATCATTGAATCTGagagaataaaaattatgaatacTCTCAAATAAGTTAATATAAATCCATAAAAAgctgaaaaataaatattcatattatatgaatatatatatatatattatccatttttttattcctaACCTCCCAGTTACTAAATTCCCAGTGAATGAACCAAAATACATACCCAtgatggaaaaaaatggtaCCATTATTGCTTTGCTCTTTAtgtcataatatttaaacatTCTAAGGCTGTACAACGGAAGCAATATAGAccctttaaaaaaaaaaaaaattaaatcaaACAAATGTTATTAAGAAAATGTATGAATAGTTTGGGGAAGCACAATAGCTTATGCTTCATTCTAATTGAGCTTACCAACAAAAGAGTACATTTTGCATTTAACCTATAAAAAtggtgaaaaaaatatataaataaaatgttctTGATGAACAATGCATAATATAAgactataaaaattgttactAATTATCTATACTGACATATGCACATCTTTATCTTAACATCTTCCCAAAATGGGAAATCTACATACATGTactcattttatattaccTGCTTTTCTATATCTTTCTGCCGTGTATTTAAAATGTCTAAAATGCTTGCTGTATTAATATTAGGGTTGCTAGAAGCATCACCTAATGGggtatgaaaaaaaaaacataagtACATTATATAGACGAATATCCTACATATGCTATCACAaacatatatgtgtattttctataaatacCTAAGCTAATATTACCTGAATAAACATTTGAAAGGACTTTGATTACATCACTACTATTTAGTTTGCTACATTTATTTCcaatagtaaaaaatgagCATCGAATGAAAagttttttcaaaaaaaatatttttttctttttattatttttcgaGTATGTGTGTTCAAGTATTGTTATATCTGATGGCAcctataaaagaaatacaCAATAGTTGTATCCATGCACCTATATAAGTGTATTAATTTAGCATGAACAGGTCATAAAATTTGGTGAGGATGAAAAATAGTTACCTTAACATATGCCATCTTGgaataaacaaaaagaaaaaaaaaacgaataataggaaataaaaaaaatcctAACAAGTATATAATTTCTATTGAACTGTTATAATATCCATTtgttttcaaaataaaaaaaaatttaaaaaaattattaaggGCCAATTCAATCCAACTTTTATTCTTCAAAACA
This genomic stretch from Plasmodium vinckei vinckei genome assembly, chromosome: PVVCY_02 harbors:
- a CDS encoding FAD-linked sulfhydryl oxidase ERV1, putative — protein: MEIKKCYENSCNDRKKENNFENNKVGGIKKIYPPDRREIGRAAWMILHTVSANYPNNPTEDEKKKHLDFFYSFSNLYPCHICKLDLLDILKKYKLTCTNKIEFSTFIFNLHNMINEEIGKDIYVSDNIQNIIDKYKTVD
- a CDS encoding selenocysteine-specific elongation factor selB homologue, putative, translated to MINVNIGVLGHVDSGKTSLCRCLSEVLSTCALDKHRQSQEKGITIDLGFSSFYIKKKKSQIATSQNQHGETQNNKIIYKHKSNINEHIPDQNNVKREDINNDCEGGINISDENPEDEIIQICLVDCPGHHSLIKCIVMGAKIMDMIFLVIDINKGIQKQTIECLVLCQFVKSDIIIILNKIDLIPLHERNKKINSMKKKIKDAINRTSLKKLSYYIVSLSANSKNTGADEVGDSEMGEKANSICKDTPNEFNPRSSILKKEKPASENINELIELLKSVIKIPVRENNPSFEDFYFLYDHSFEIKGKGMVYTGTVIKGKITINSDISILPLNIKGKIKDIQSFKKKKKEGTSGNRLSFLISHDNIKNLKKVERGIIVHEKSSICNFTVFICKVKLIEFYKKSIKNKELLTCIIGFASSHSYGFFFKKLKEEQEKEHENNFQHNGKTNSTSLSNNIGFDRNGNYLIIDEVEYFNNINDETISESDLFEDEKEDEKKEEIYFLVVLNKKMYGFNGEKCIFLKNDENINCRICLHGNIVDIIKDSAINSKINNSTFVMNKKPCLNEHEDYKNFKIMKEKEKIGLIEKLIDNTTLLCKNVFTSSNQVTAYLTQKIYLIPIEHQKNKNVCKIATIGYIAKSFAKNGKFIAHFDDDISHIKDNIKSYIVMIKYYKDIFTKRKIFM
- a CDS encoding DNA-directed RNA polymerase II subunit RPB9, putative, whose protein sequence is MAEVNFCEECNNILYARSDKKNKKLIYVCRSCDYISNQQNENNNIVARINYNYNRKEDVYIHPETKNDPALGRVRDWICKQCGNSEAVFLQLPEKISYNPMALIFVCTNKNCQYWEKEIQHSNYDASNYNKKNGDLSNQFNEIDSKLYIKHENDHPMGDGNNKRWSSRAGNKYPHVKSEVSDHNEEHEQVQLKQELFKIISSNQNPEEDNPELGEASDSSVDEYF
- a CDS encoding bromodomain protein, putative, with protein sequence METRRSLRTKKQDGDEKKSKSKEGKEVKEVKEVKEVKEVKEVKSVKDAKEVKSVKEGKKDGPNVSVTTSGQKKSAPVKGKGNEKDEKKKSNEPISKGVNGSRKKVQEIETNKNKNVTKSRIVLRRRTNNNDVVNLSECDEKGVEVKNKTVEKTGKSNKNKDEVEDSENSKADVGTDSTYLSKNANNNVKENQTIINRSIKRRLSQLLDRLKKEKVFQCLNDASDYSEILGENKEKKSNGKGGGIEKCLDPSLVQKTNVDIIHSKLHYEMYKDEKEFNDDILLLFENAVNIIESEKNKKEKINLYNMRKNALKHYQSEFYKLIISIRGTKEAKNILTSFNDYYEKDEEHFSKMFENVDDSKTDKKCTKIGEELSINKEVDVRNNLNISDSVKVKEKNSGDLTKDDSNKNKKKASVFRIKLKLDTIKIDELNSVEMDRKHSTQFSLDKKESIHIDKVETKREMKHDGEHSQDEESGHNISGNSSFVTKKIIHNEINKPITSQWENILKSHILKVLKNDSNSIYFKIPVLDDKNINDRIKEEYKIKIAKPMDYTTVTNNLSNGIYKEPNEAYNDIKLIFKNCLDFNPDILQNKYIIDAAKGSDEKFENLWNQWKDRIHDSYNNSCNKIFSMNNYIEYFKKKKIKKKKYTSIYSIWISYLINNKVDIIEFCKLRNIDINKLNEKSIPPICIENVNLKNFKNMNKNNLFFFIFKEEYKNIYDKIPSSSSTKNENEKKEHNDEYVDKGDDKLKWESGSKKIKISLKSNFIDKKKSIDDVKKARYIYPKILKTWKKRYNNVIYFGENIFDNYLENKKSCMVKCDNNTFMTNCFHFKNVLENLEDFISTPQVGDETSVKQDGVVEKLTDNISTSEVNDGDNLINMQHDKGNGERNKREFEEHNCLSISLKRKKSNEINIPVCSEFQTDSNWDNSDDEEVRNFPNKMDNIKNEKPNEIVNQVDETTLFNIDNENFYNFHGLFNKVPNLNEKMFIKNIKKEKTILISLNLDYSKIEDSSYSPINNTYFYNYHFDSDFFFFIKSEYKLNLYIKIKRKYIYINNENYIEHLKIQLINKCKQNNQIKLYISNNALTKNGNNLITYLEKCFTDLHTQNFSTNSMRIHDSANKVSELISRVQTYVRNIDALVKIDNEDKTSITTITVLRKKPKL